Below is a window of Janthinobacterium lividum DNA.
GCCGCCGAACACGACAAAGATGAACAGCGACAGCCACAGCATGCCGTCGACCTTGCGTCCGCGCAGCAGCAGATAGCTGACCTGGCAGGCAGTGGCGACGATGCCGACGAGGGTGGCGAGTATCCACGGCGCCTGGTCGGCCTTGATCAGGCCGCCTGATACGAAGCCGGACAAATATTGCTGCACGAAATCGTGCGTGGCCGCTTCATACATGCCGCCCAGTTTAAATGCGGCGAAGAAGGCGATCAGGGGGAAGAGGTCAAATAGAAATTTCATGGCGAGACTTTACACGGGTCTTATTAGTATCATCTTAGGAATGGCTTAGGAGCAACGCCCAAGCCATTGCCGGCATCAAGGCTGCGGATCGAAGCGCAAGGAGGCTGAATTGATGCAATAGCGCAAGCCGGTTGGCGGCGGGCCGTCCGGGAAGACGTGGCCCAGGTGGGCGTCGCAGACGGCGCAGACGATTTCCGTGCGCACCATGCCGTGGCTGCGGTCGACGATCTCCGTTACATTGGCCGGATCTAGGGCCTGGAAATAGCTGGGCCAGCCGCAGCCGGAATCGAACTTGGTATCCGAGGCGAACAAGGGCGTGTTGCAGCAGACGCAGGTGTAAATGCCATGTTCATGGTGGTCCCAGAACTTGCCCGTGAAGGCCCGTTCCGTGGCCGCATGGCGCGTGACTTCGTATTGCATCGAGTCGAGCTTGGCGCGCCATTCGGCGTCGGTTTTTTTGACTTTATTGGTGGTCATAATGACTCCTCAGGATGAGCAACTGACTTCAAGGTGGCTGGCCCAGTCGGGCGGCAGGGCCGCATAGTGCTGGTGTTCGGGCTGTTCGTCAAATGGCTTTTGCAAAACTTCCAGCAATTTCGCCACTTCCGTGTAGTCCTGCTGCTGGGCTTTTTCGATGGCTACTTGCGCCAGGTAGTTGCGCAGCACGTATTTCGGGTTGACCTGGTTCATGGCCGCTTGCCGCTCGGCATCGACACTGTACTCCTGCCGCAGGCGGGCACGATAGGTTTCTGCCCACGTATCGAAGGCGGGGCGGTCGATGAACATGTCACGCAGCGTGGTGTCGCGCTCCGGCGCGGCCACCTGCAGCGTCGCCAGGGCACGGAAAAAGTTGGTGAAATCCACATGATTGGCTTGCATCAGCGCAAACATGCTGTCGAACAGCGCCGTATCGTCATCCTGGCTGGTCTGCAAGCCCAGCTTGGCGCGCAGCAAGGCATTCATCTTGTCTGCAAAGGCGGGCTGGTAAGTGTCCAGCGCCGCCTGCGCCTCGGCCACTTCGCCGATCAGGGGCAGCAGGGCCTGGCCCAGCGCATAGCAGTTCCAGTGACCCACTTGCGGCTGGTTGGCATAGGAATAGCGGCCCTGCTGGTCCGTATGGTTGCAGATGTGCTCGGCATCGAACGCTTCCATGAAGCCGAAGGGGCCGTAATCGAGGGTCAGGCCCAAAATCGACATATTGTCCGTGTTCATCACGCCATGCATGAAGCCCACGGCTTGCCACTGCGCAATCATGTGCGCCGTGCGCACGCACACTTCGGCCAGCAAGGCTTGATATGGATTTGATGCGGCGCGCAAATGGGGATAAAAACCGTCGATGACGTAATCGGCGAGGATTTTCAGCTCGTCCGGCTTCTTGCGGTAAAACCAATGTTCGAACGAGCCGAAGCGGACAAACGTGGGCGCCATGCGCGTCACGACGGCCGCAGTCTCGACTGTTTCACGCATGATGCCTTGCTGCGAACCCATGATGGACAGCGCGCGCGAGGTAGGAATACCCAGCGCCGCCATGGCTTCCGAGCAGAGGAATTCGCGGATGGACGAGCGCAGCACGGCGCGACCGTCGCCCATGCGCGAATACGGCGTGGCGCCGGCGCCTTTCAGCTGCAATTCCATCGGACCATGCTCGGTGGCGATATCACCGAGCAGGATGGCGCGGCCATCGCCCAGCTGGCCGGCCCAGACGCCGAACTGGTGGCCTGAATATACGGCCGACAGGGGAATCGAACGCTCGGCCACCGTATTGCCGCTTAGCAGCGCCACATAATCGGCTTGCGCCAGGCGCGCGGCATCGAGGCCAACCAGGCTTGCGGCCGGCGCGCTGGCGGCCACGAAATACGGGGCGGGCAGGGGCGTGGGCATCAAGCGCGTATAGAACGCGGGCGGCAGGGCCGCAAAGGCGTTATCCAGTGGTAAGGTATGAGCGGTGATGGCAATTCCATTCAAATAAGATGTAGCGGCAAGGTGCGCCAGCCTGGAATGGGATTTTACCGCACAGCGCCACGGCGCGTGGCGGATGTCCGGGCGGCAAAAAACGGAATCAAAAATTCCATGCTGCAATGCAATATCGAAATGCGTTGACGATTTCCGCACGACCGTACGAAACTAAGGAAAGTCTGTAAATTCCAACAATAACCGAGTATCCAAACCAGGAGACACGATGTCGGCATTCCCCTTGAGTCCAGTGATGGGCCAGATGATGAATCAGCCCCTGCTGATTTCCAGCATTATCGAGTTTGCAGCGCGTCATTATGGGGGCAGCGAAATCATTTCGCGGCGTGTGGAAGGCGATATGCACCGCTATACCTACCGCGATTGCCACCAGCGCGCGCGGCGCCTGGCGAACGCCTTGCATGGCTTGGGGGTGGGCATGGGCGACCGGGTCGCCACGCTGGCCTGGAATGGTTACCGCCACCTGGAAGCCTACTATGCCGTGTCCGGCTCGGGCGCCGTGCTGCACACCATCAATCCGCGTTTGTTTCCCGACCAGATCGCCTACATCTCGAATCACGCGGAAGACCAGGTTTTACTGTTTGATTTAACCTTCCTGCCCGTAGTGGAGAAAATCGCCGCCGACTGCACCTGCGTGCGCCACTTCGTGCTGATGTGCGACCGCGAGCGCATGCCCGCCAGCAGCACCATCCCCGACCTGCTGTGCTATGAAGACTTGATCGCCACGCATTCCGACGATTACGCATGGCCCTTGTTCGATGAAAATGCGGCCGCGACCCTGTGCTACACCTCGGGCACGACGGGCAACCCCAAGGGCGCCCTGTATTCGCATCGCTCGACCGTGCTGCATGCCTATGCCTCGGCCATGCCCAGCGCGCTGAACGTGCGCGCTTCCGATACCGTGCTGCCCGTCGTGCCCATGTTCCACGTGAATGCGTGGGGCTTGCCGTATTCCGTGCCCCTGTCCGGCGCGCGCATGGTATTTCCCGGCGCGGCGCTGGACGGCAAGTCGCTGTACGAATTGTTCGAATCGGAAAAAGTGACGTTCTCGGCCGGCGTGCCCACCGTCTGGCTGGGCCTGCTGAACCATGCCTTGCAGAATGACTTGAAATTTTCCACCTTCCGCCGCACGGTGATCGGCGGCGCGGCGTGCCCGCCCGCCATGATGGATACCCTGATCGACAAGTTCGACATCGAAGTCATCCACGCGTGGGGCATGACGGAAATGTCGCCGCTGGGCACGGCCGGCGGCTTGCAGACCAAGCACCTGGACTTGCCGAAGGACGAGCAGCGCAAGATCCTGCAAAAGCAGGGCCATGCCATTTATGGCGTGGACATGAAGATCGTCGACGATGACGGCAAGGAATTGCCGTGGGATGGCGTCGCTTACGGCCATTTGCTGGTAAAAGGACCGTGGATCATTTCTTCGTACTACAAGAACGAGGGCGGTGAGGTATTGCAGGATGGCTGGTTCCCCACTGGCGACGTGGCCACCATCGATGCGGACGGCTACATGCAGATCACGGACCGCAGCAAGGACGTGATCAAGTCGGGCGGCGAGTGGATCGGCACCATCGACCTGGAAAATCTGGCCATGGCGCACCCGGCCGTGCAGCAGGCGGCCTGCATCGGCGTGTTCCACCCGAAATGGGATGAACGGCCCGTGCTGGTGGTGGTGTTGCGTCCCGGCATGACGGTCACGCGCGACGCCTTGCTGCAATTCTTCGAGGGCAAGATCGCCAAGTGGTGGACGCCCGACGACGTGCTGTTCATCGACGCCTTGCCCATGGGCGCGACGGGCAAGATCCAGAAGAACAAGCTGCGCGAGCAGTTCAAGGGCCACCGCTTGCCCGGCATGTAGCGCTACGCCGCTTTACGCGGCCTGCGGCAGCGCCGACCCCAGCTTTTCCAGCAGATGATCGCACTGGAAGACGGACAGGGTCTGGCGCTGCGCCTCCGTGCCGATATCGATCATTTCATCCATTTCGCTGCGCAAGTCGTCATGCTCGCCCGTGCGGATGATTTGCGGCGCCGCAAAGCGCTGGCTGTCGGAGATGGTCATGATGTTGTCGACATGGTCGACGAGGAAGCCG
It encodes the following:
- the msrB gene encoding peptide-methionine (R)-S-oxide reductase MsrB, which codes for MTTNKVKKTDAEWRAKLDSMQYEVTRHAATERAFTGKFWDHHEHGIYTCVCCNTPLFASDTKFDSGCGWPSYFQALDPANVTEIVDRSHGMVRTEIVCAVCDAHLGHVFPDGPPPTGLRYCINSASLRFDPQP
- a CDS encoding protein adenylyltransferase SelO; translation: MDNAFAALPPAFYTRLMPTPLPAPYFVAASAPAASLVGLDAARLAQADYVALLSGNTVAERSIPLSAVYSGHQFGVWAGQLGDGRAILLGDIATEHGPMELQLKGAGATPYSRMGDGRAVLRSSIREFLCSEAMAALGIPTSRALSIMGSQQGIMRETVETAAVVTRMAPTFVRFGSFEHWFYRKKPDELKILADYVIDGFYPHLRAASNPYQALLAEVCVRTAHMIAQWQAVGFMHGVMNTDNMSILGLTLDYGPFGFMEAFDAEHICNHTDQQGRYSYANQPQVGHWNCYALGQALLPLIGEVAEAQAALDTYQPAFADKMNALLRAKLGLQTSQDDDTALFDSMFALMQANHVDFTNFFRALATLQVAAPERDTTLRDMFIDRPAFDTWAETYRARLRQEYSVDAERQAAMNQVNPKYVLRNYLAQVAIEKAQQQDYTEVAKLLEVLQKPFDEQPEHQHYAALPPDWASHLEVSCSS
- a CDS encoding 3-(methylthio)propionyl-CoA ligase, giving the protein MSAFPLSPVMGQMMNQPLLISSIIEFAARHYGGSEIISRRVEGDMHRYTYRDCHQRARRLANALHGLGVGMGDRVATLAWNGYRHLEAYYAVSGSGAVLHTINPRLFPDQIAYISNHAEDQVLLFDLTFLPVVEKIAADCTCVRHFVLMCDRERMPASSTIPDLLCYEDLIATHSDDYAWPLFDENAAATLCYTSGTTGNPKGALYSHRSTVLHAYASAMPSALNVRASDTVLPVVPMFHVNAWGLPYSVPLSGARMVFPGAALDGKSLYELFESEKVTFSAGVPTVWLGLLNHALQNDLKFSTFRRTVIGGAACPPAMMDTLIDKFDIEVIHAWGMTEMSPLGTAGGLQTKHLDLPKDEQRKILQKQGHAIYGVDMKIVDDDGKELPWDGVAYGHLLVKGPWIISSYYKNEGGEVLQDGWFPTGDVATIDADGYMQITDRSKDVIKSGGEWIGTIDLENLAMAHPAVQQAACIGVFHPKWDERPVLVVVLRPGMTVTRDALLQFFEGKIAKWWTPDDVLFIDALPMGATGKIQKNKLREQFKGHRLPGM